The proteins below are encoded in one region of Streptomyces sp. Tu 3180:
- a CDS encoding NUDIX domain-containing protein, giving the protein MPPSHYAIRKAAEAYLTRHPSERDTLVGLLAALDRPDDATSRRTLPGHVTCSAVVIDRDCRMLHIRHRATGLLLAPGGHVEPGDRTLLAAALREVAEEAGIPPGALCLTPQTLGAPIDIDVHDIDASPAKGEPAHQHYDVRYAFYLADEQPPAITLQDQEVSGVQWLALTDVTSSTLRAKLLGARLDGQPEPVNASALIHDGAGRYLLHLRDDLPGIWQPGTFALLGGGRKQGDQSLENTLLRELSEEVPGLRLEGLKPYATEEATSVDGLCVPIKVFSGRWRGNPDRLRLREGVLLRWFTPDQLDRLRLSPGLGDLIHRHAAEHTPQVQPAETPPLWDEGRRAVLNGIGVHLHLEDDEGRVLLGLRHPDSRYAGNTWHYLAGRCEQESAVACLVREAWEEAGLVIDPADVELVHVVHVVDTPGGQPLLQLVFRACRWKGVPEVREPDKCLSWQWWPPHELPKRIVPYARVAIVGITEGRAYSEMGW; this is encoded by the coding sequence GTGCCGCCCAGCCACTACGCCATCCGTAAGGCCGCCGAGGCATATCTCACCCGCCACCCGAGCGAGCGCGACACTCTAGTCGGGCTGCTCGCCGCACTGGACCGTCCCGACGATGCGACCAGCCGGAGGACACTGCCCGGGCACGTCACCTGCAGCGCGGTCGTCATCGACCGTGATTGCCGTATGTTGCACATCCGGCATCGGGCAACCGGCCTGCTCCTCGCACCGGGAGGACATGTCGAACCCGGCGACCGCACCCTGCTCGCCGCGGCGCTGCGCGAGGTGGCAGAGGAAGCCGGCATCCCACCGGGTGCCCTGTGCCTAACTCCGCAGACCCTCGGTGCACCGATCGACATCGACGTCCACGATATTGACGCCAGCCCCGCCAAGGGCGAACCGGCGCACCAGCACTACGACGTCCGCTATGCGTTCTACCTCGCTGACGAGCAGCCACCGGCGATCACCTTGCAGGACCAGGAGGTGTCCGGCGTCCAGTGGCTTGCACTCACCGATGTCACCTCATCGACACTACGGGCCAAACTCCTTGGCGCACGGCTCGACGGCCAGCCGGAGCCGGTGAACGCATCCGCACTCATCCACGACGGCGCCGGCCGCTATCTGCTCCACCTGCGAGATGACCTGCCCGGTATCTGGCAGCCAGGGACCTTCGCCCTTCTTGGTGGCGGTCGCAAGCAGGGCGACCAAAGTCTTGAGAACACGCTGCTGCGTGAGCTGTCCGAGGAAGTCCCCGGGCTCCGCCTGGAGGGATTGAAGCCGTACGCCACGGAGGAAGCCACCAGTGTCGACGGACTGTGCGTGCCGATCAAGGTCTTCTCCGGCCGCTGGCGCGGGAACCCTGACCGTCTCCGACTGCGGGAGGGGGTACTACTGCGCTGGTTCACCCCCGACCAGCTGGACCGGCTGCGCCTCAGCCCCGGACTCGGTGACCTGATCCACCGGCACGCGGCCGAGCACACCCCACAAGTGCAGCCTGCCGAGACACCACCCCTGTGGGATGAGGGCCGGCGGGCCGTGTTGAACGGCATCGGCGTCCACCTCCACCTGGAGGACGATGAGGGCCGAGTCCTTCTCGGGCTGCGCCACCCTGATTCCCGGTACGCGGGCAATACCTGGCACTACCTGGCCGGGCGCTGCGAGCAGGAGTCCGCCGTGGCATGTCTGGTACGGGAGGCATGGGAGGAGGCGGGGCTGGTTATTGACCCTGCGGACGTGGAGCTGGTGCACGTCGTGCACGTCGTGGACACGCCGGGCGGACAGCCGCTGCTGCAGTTGGTCTTCCGGGCCTGCCGCTGGAAGGGCGTCCCCGAGGTACGCGAGCCCGACAAGTGCCTCAGCTGGCAGTGGTGGCCGCCGCACGAGCTTCCAAAACGGATCGTCCCCTACGCCAGGGTAGCCATCGTCGGCATCACCGAAGGCCGCGCCTACTCGGAGATGGGCTGGTGA
- a CDS encoding phosphotransferase — MAVHFQQPSDPIAYDPTADRLVMVPERGSRSAVPEAAVRAFAEQAVGRITGWTDVSWTHTESRVWRAHNTEGGTWYVKIHQNDRFHQREVRALRGWVFHLGAAAPRLVAADKSLRAVVLTAVGGRSLYGAVHPLGQQRRIFHRIGQLAATIHSSTPPRPADGTLPLGKLERHLDGARPYLAPKDEEFIRATAERVSALPALEAVPTHGDFQPRNLRWDEAADALYVIDFERSEEGPAVRDFIRLSDAWHGRPDLLKAVMDGYGRPFTTAEEAQLTILSVLDAVSGISYGAAHGDPELVERGRRTLARLHAEHNSLHSAKGEAP, encoded by the coding sequence ATGGCCGTGCATTTCCAGCAGCCCAGCGACCCGATCGCCTACGACCCGACCGCCGACCGGCTGGTCATGGTCCCCGAACGCGGCAGCCGCAGCGCGGTTCCTGAAGCCGCGGTGCGAGCCTTCGCCGAGCAAGCGGTAGGCCGGATCACCGGCTGGACAGACGTCTCCTGGACACACACAGAAAGCCGCGTATGGCGGGCACACAACACTGAGGGCGGCACCTGGTACGTCAAGATCCACCAGAACGACCGGTTCCACCAGCGTGAAGTCCGGGCACTCCGTGGCTGGGTTTTCCATCTCGGTGCGGCCGCGCCCCGGCTGGTGGCCGCCGACAAGTCTTTGCGAGCCGTGGTGCTCACCGCGGTAGGAGGCCGGTCTCTGTACGGTGCCGTTCACCCGCTCGGGCAGCAGCGCCGGATCTTCCACCGCATCGGGCAGCTCGCGGCGACCATCCACAGCAGCACCCCGCCCCGGCCGGCCGACGGCACACTGCCCTTGGGGAAGCTGGAGCGGCACCTGGACGGAGCCCGGCCCTATCTCGCGCCTAAGGATGAGGAGTTCATCCGCGCCACAGCAGAGAGAGTCTCCGCCCTGCCCGCCCTGGAGGCGGTGCCCACACACGGCGACTTTCAACCACGCAACCTGCGCTGGGACGAAGCCGCCGATGCCCTGTATGTGATCGATTTCGAGCGATCGGAAGAAGGCCCAGCGGTACGAGACTTCATACGGCTGTCCGATGCCTGGCACGGCCGCCCCGATCTCCTCAAGGCCGTGATGGACGGTTACGGCCGTCCCTTCACCACAGCAGAAGAAGCCCAGCTCACGATCTTGTCAGTGCTGGATGCCGTCTCCGGCATCTCCTACGGCGCCGCCCACGGTGATCCCGAACTGGTCGAGCGCGGCCGGCGGACTCTGGCCCGGTTGCACGCTGAACACAACAGTCTGCATTCAGCGAAAGGAGAAGCCCCATGA
- a CDS encoding NUDIX domain-containing protein, with the protein MTGTPQRHTEPLDVHLIALRDGTTGPEVLLSRRAGDVYAAGCWHLPSGHLDGPWEDMVTALVRETQEETSIVVDPADVHAAVTVHHRSPRRQSARRVLPRGPALARHPASHGTSGVRCHGLVHARRATAADGRVLPGRAGRLPGRSADGRAFPAAQRPDRLRPDRRPAGHGPRTRQPQRGS; encoded by the coding sequence ATGACCGGCACCCCTCAGCGGCACACCGAACCGCTCGACGTCCACCTGATCGCACTGCGCGACGGCACGACGGGGCCCGAGGTACTGCTCTCCCGGCGGGCCGGTGACGTCTACGCGGCAGGCTGCTGGCACCTTCCGTCCGGACATCTGGACGGCCCATGGGAGGACATGGTCACGGCGCTGGTGCGCGAGACCCAGGAGGAGACCAGCATTGTGGTCGACCCGGCGGATGTCCACGCGGCCGTCACCGTGCACCACCGCTCCCCCCGCCGGCAAAGCGCGCGTCGGGTTCTTCCTCGAGGTCCGGCGCTGGCACGGCACCCCGCAAGTCATGGAACCTCAGGTGTGCGATGCCATGGGCTGGTTCACGCTCGACGAGCTACCGCAGCCGATGGTCGCGTACTGCCGGGCAGGGCTGGACGCCTACCGGGCCGGAGCGCGGATGGCCGTGCATTTCCAGCAGCCCAGCGACCCGATCGCCTACGACCCGACCGCCGACCGGCTGGTCATGGTCCCCGAACGCGGCAGCCGCAGCGCGGTTCCTGA
- a CDS encoding GNAT family N-acetyltransferase — protein sequence MSSDTAPAATAEPQDAAGRPPVRAATPADAEGIIRMRSEYVLSAPLSEEWIRRCTDELAPRLTSAGDARAFVIDAPDGTMAACALGLIHPVLPAPAYPRGLAARVHVVATHPDLRRRGYARAVVSALLDHLSDAEHVTLFELHASVEAAPLYRELGFMGSPALMRMTRLKEPAAASTPENSSPWMPPEQYAETVPKATCFACLYFTDEDDRTLQLHSVYSPAHPWQLVGGTMDAGERPWETAVRECREETGLAPSGPPRLLAAVYGAPGTEWPYSTIGLVFDGGRLTAAQIRGITLNSQEHDEIRVLPLAGWKALMPSRDFARLRAVAEARRTGEAAYVGTWDWGGRMSSNIVLMSDRRVAAIPVQECDEALVDVRAYGLKADDRKHDEVGAYAHVRQGVLTRLLHAQSLLPTGVQLLFIEGFRPPVLQKQYFEEYSDELARTHPDWLAAELREAASRFVSPPEIAPHSAGAAVDVTLIDYEGRELDMGTRVNASPEESNGACYTDTPGLSARARTNRATLKAVLSAAGLINYPTEWWHWSFGDRYWALQTRQSAALYGPVELP from the coding sequence ATGAGCTCCGACACCGCACCCGCCGCCACAGCCGAACCACAGGACGCCGCTGGGCGACCACCGGTTCGCGCGGCAACCCCCGCTGACGCCGAAGGCATCATTCGGATGCGCTCCGAGTACGTCCTGTCCGCGCCCTTGAGTGAGGAGTGGATCCGGCGGTGCACGGACGAGCTGGCCCCGCGGCTGACTTCGGCGGGGGACGCACGGGCCTTCGTCATCGACGCGCCGGACGGCACGATGGCTGCCTGCGCCCTTGGCCTGATCCATCCCGTGCTCCCGGCACCGGCCTACCCGCGGGGCCTGGCTGCCCGCGTGCACGTGGTCGCCACGCACCCGGACCTCCGGCGCCGCGGCTACGCCCGGGCTGTGGTCTCCGCGCTGCTCGACCATCTCTCCGACGCCGAGCACGTAACGCTGTTCGAACTGCACGCCAGCGTGGAGGCAGCACCGCTCTACCGTGAGCTGGGCTTCATGGGTAGTCCGGCTCTGATGCGGATGACGCGTCTTAAAGAACCTGCCGCTGCGAGCACACCAGAGAACAGTTCTCCCTGGATGCCACCCGAGCAGTACGCCGAAACGGTGCCCAAGGCCACTTGCTTCGCATGCCTGTACTTCACCGACGAGGACGACCGAACGCTTCAGCTGCACTCCGTCTACTCCCCCGCACATCCCTGGCAGCTGGTGGGCGGAACGATGGACGCAGGTGAGCGGCCCTGGGAGACGGCCGTGCGCGAGTGCCGGGAGGAGACCGGCCTGGCACCGTCCGGACCGCCCCGGCTCCTGGCGGCCGTGTACGGGGCGCCCGGCACCGAGTGGCCCTACAGCACGATCGGGCTGGTCTTCGACGGCGGCCGGCTCACCGCGGCGCAGATACGCGGCATCACCTTGAATTCGCAGGAACACGACGAGATCCGCGTCCTGCCCCTGGCCGGGTGGAAGGCCCTGATGCCGTCCCGCGACTTCGCGCGCCTGAGGGCGGTAGCAGAGGCTCGCCGTACCGGCGAGGCCGCGTACGTCGGCACCTGGGACTGGGGGGGACGAATGAGCAGCAACATCGTATTGATGTCCGACCGGAGGGTAGCCGCGATTCCTGTTCAGGAATGCGACGAGGCCCTCGTCGACGTCCGTGCGTACGGCCTGAAGGCCGATGACCGCAAACACGACGAGGTCGGGGCCTACGCACACGTTCGGCAAGGAGTCCTCACCCGGTTGCTGCACGCGCAGTCACTGTTGCCCACCGGCGTGCAACTGCTGTTCATCGAGGGCTTCCGGCCGCCGGTCCTGCAGAAGCAGTACTTCGAGGAGTACTCCGACGAACTCGCCCGGACTCACCCGGACTGGCTGGCCGCCGAGCTCCGCGAGGCGGCCAGCCGCTTCGTGTCCCCTCCGGAGATCGCGCCGCACTCCGCCGGCGCGGCCGTCGATGTGACGCTCATCGACTATGAGGGCCGGGAGCTGGACATGGGCACGCGCGTCAATGCCAGCCCCGAGGAATCGAACGGCGCCTGCTACACCGACACCCCCGGGCTCAGCGCCCGGGCACGGACGA